Within the Streptomyces sp. NBC_00353 genome, the region CCCGACTCGCAGTCCACGACGACGGACGCCGTGCCCTCGGCCTCGTGCAGCCGCGCGGCCCGCGCGGCCAGCGCCACCGGGTCCGGGCCACCGGTCGCCCGCCCGTCCGTCACCACGACCAGCAGCGGCCGCCGCGACGGATCGCGCAGCCGCTCCACCCGCAGCACGTCATGGGCCTTCAGCAGCCCGGCCGCGAGGGGGGTACGTCCACCGGTCGGCAGCGTCTCCAGGCGTGCGGCGGCCGTGTCCACGGACGACGTCGGCGGCAGCGCCACTTCGGCGCCCTTGCCCCGGAAGGTGATCAGACCGACCTTGTCCCGCCGCTGGTACGCGTCCAGCAGCAGTGACAGCACCGCGCCCTTCACGGCGCCCATGCGCTGCCGGGCGGCCATCGACCCGGATCCGTCCACGACGAAGAGCACCAGATTCCCCTCGCGCCCCTCCCTGGTGGCCTGCCGCAGATCATCGCGCCGCACCACGAGGCCGCGCCCCGTGCGTCCGCGCGCGTGCTGGTGCGGGGCGGCGGCCTGCACGGTCGCCGTCAGATGCAGCTTGGTCAGCAGTCCCTCGGGCCGCCGCGCACCGGTCGTGCGACCGTGCTCGGTACGCGCCCGGGACCGCCGCCCCGCCGCACCCTCGCCGATCCCCGGCACACTGAGCATCTTCGTCCGGAACGGCTCGGCAGCTCGTACGGGCTGCTGCTCACCGCCCCCGGCCGGGCGGCCCTGCGAGGGGAGTCCGGGCGTGTCGTCGTCCCCCGCCTCGGGCTGCGGCGGCGTGTCGGGCCCGTCCCCCTGCGGCGGCTGCCCACCCCCACCCGGCCCGTCCGGACCGGGGTCGTCCCCGCCGCCTTCCCCTTCACCGCTGTTCTGCTCCAGCGTGTCGTCGAGCTTGTCCTCGTCGAGACCGGGCGCGTCGAACGGGTTGCGGCGCCGCCGGTGCGGGAGCGCGAGGAGTGCTGCCTGCCGGACGTCCTCGGCGAGCACGTCGGTACGTCCCGCCCACGCGGCAAGTGCGGTCGCGGTGCGGGCCATCACGATGTCGGCGCGCATCCCGTCGACCTCGAAGGCAGCACAGGTGGCGGCGATCTGGCGCAGGGCACGATCCCCGAGTGTCACCTGAGGAAGCAGCGCCCGCGCGGCAGCGATCCGCTCCCGCAACGCACCTTCCTCATCGGCCCACCGGGCGGCGAACCCGGCCGGATCGTCGTCGTACGCGAGCCGCCGCCGCACCACCTCGACCCGCTGGTCGGTCTCGCGCGACGCCGCGACCTCGACGGTCAGCCCGAACCGGTCGAGCAACTGCGGCCGAAGCTCGCCCTCTTCGGGGTTCATCGTCCCGACGAGCAGGAACCGCGCGGCATGCCGCACGGAGACGCCTTCGCGCTCCACGTACGAGGCGCCCATGGCCGCCGCATCCAGCAGCAGGTCCACCAGGTGGTCGTGGAGCAGGTTGACCTCGTCGACGTACAGGATTCCGCGATGTGCATCGGCGAGGAGCCCCGGCTCGAACGCCTTGACCCCCTCGGCGAGCGCCCGCTCGATGTCGAGCGCCCCGACGAGCCGGTCCTCGGACGCGCCCACCGGCAGCTCCACGGTCCGAGCCGGCCGCGACACGCCGCCCCCGGCCTCGTGAGGACCATCGGGACACGCGGGATCGGGCGACACCGGGTCACACGAGAACCGGCACCCGGAGACGACACCGACCTCGGGCATGAGCGCGGCAAGTGCCCGCACGGCGGTGGACTTGGCGGTCCCCTTCTCCCCACGCACGAGCACTCCACCGACAGCGGGCGATACGGCGTTCAGCAACAATCCGAGCCGCAGATCGTCCTGCCCGACGATGGCAGTGAAGGGATACGGGGTACTCACAAAGCCTCCTTGACGACGTCATCCATCCAAGAACCGGCGCCCCGGCCGGGCCCGCCGTCCAGCGTGTCCGGACGGCTGCTCAGCCCGTCCCGTGCCTGAGCACCGGGGTCCGGGGCGGAGCCCCGGTCACGGGAAGGGGCGGGTCCGGGAACGGAGCCCGCCGCGGGTGCCCCCCTCACGCCGACCCCCCGGTCACCCCGGCGCCGCGCCCCGCACGGGCCGCCGGCACCTCCGGGGCACCGGGGCCCACGAACGGCAGTCCTCCCGGCACCCCCGCCTCGATCAACCGCATCAACGCCCCCGTATCCGCATGCTCCTCGATCAAATCCCCCAGCCGGTCCAACTGCTCCTCCCGCAGCGCCCCGAAACTCGTGTCCGGCGCCGGCACGAACCGCCGCCCCGCAGCCGCCGCGACCTCCACCAGGAACCGGCGCCGGAACGCATCGCTCTCCAGCGAGCCGTGCCAGTGCGTGCCCCACACAGCCCCCACCCGGCACCCGTCCAGGAACGGCTCGCCGCCCCGGACATCGGCGACGCCGTGATGGATCTCGTACCCCTCCACCGGCTCCCCGAGCGCCGAACCGACCGGCCGGGCCAGGGTCTTCTCCCGGTCGAACCGGATCCGTACCGGAAGCAGTCCGAGCCCGTCGACCTGCCCGGCCCGCGACTCCACCTCGTCCTCGATGCGCTCACCGAGCACCTGGAACCCGCCACAGATGCCGAGCACCGGACGCCCCTGCGCGGCCCGCCGCAGCAGCGCGTCGGCCAGCCCCCGTTCGCGCAGCCAGGCCAGCGCCTTCACCGTGCCGCGCGTGCCGGGCACGATCACCAGGTCCGCGTCGGCCAGCTCCTCCGCCCGGTC harbors:
- a CDS encoding putative cobaltochelatase, which gives rise to MSTPYPFTAIVGQDDLRLGLLLNAVSPAVGGVLVRGEKGTAKSTAVRALAALMPEVGVVSGCRFSCDPVSPDPACPDGPHEAGGGVSRPARTVELPVGASEDRLVGALDIERALAEGVKAFEPGLLADAHRGILYVDEVNLLHDHLVDLLLDAAAMGASYVEREGVSVRHAARFLLVGTMNPEEGELRPQLLDRFGLTVEVAASRETDQRVEVVRRRLAYDDDPAGFAARWADEEGALRERIAAARALLPQVTLGDRALRQIAATCAAFEVDGMRADIVMARTATALAAWAGRTDVLAEDVRQAALLALPHRRRRNPFDAPGLDEDKLDDTLEQNSGEGEGGGDDPGPDGPGGGGQPPQGDGPDTPPQPEAGDDDTPGLPSQGRPAGGGEQQPVRAAEPFRTKMLSVPGIGEGAAGRRSRARTEHGRTTGARRPEGLLTKLHLTATVQAAAPHQHARGRTGRGLVVRRDDLRQATREGREGNLVLFVVDGSGSMAARQRMGAVKGAVLSLLLDAYQRRDKVGLITFRGKGAEVALPPTSSVDTAAARLETLPTGGRTPLAAGLLKAHDVLRVERLRDPSRRPLLVVVTDGRATGGPDPVALAARAARLHEAEGTASVVVDCESGVVRLGLAGRLARDLGGTAVTLDELRADSIAGLVRDVQGTQGTNGSSRRAA